The DNA segment TACCGATGTTTTAATTAGAATCATCAGTTCATTTTGGGGATTTTATTAGTGTGTTTAATTTCTAGTTTTGACCAAAGCTGTGGCTAGGCTTCAACTTCTGGgctagtacattttttttttgctttagttcGAAAGTCTGGTATATGCTGCAGGTACAAGGTAGACTTTGGTTTTGCATTTTCCCTGTTTTCTACTGTCAGCTGGTACGCCTGTAGCGACAAGATGATTGTACTTTTCTGTTGATCAAAATTGCTTCGGGCTGTGTTTGCAATTCCATGTTCCCAACCTCTTTCCCTCGTTtttcgcacgcacgctttttaaactactaaatggtgtgattttttaaaaaaagtttatatacgaaagttgcttaaaaaatcaaattaatccatttttttaaaaaatagttaatacttaattaatcacgcgctaatggatggACTGCTTCGTTTTCCGTACTGGAGGAATTTGTTCTCATCCCTTGATTCGtttctctcttcctccaaaAGAGTTACTCCTCCCTTCCAAAGTATAAGCTTTTCTGGCTATGCATCTAGTCGGACTATGCGTCAGAACAGAAATGCTTagattttggaacggaggagtGGATGTTAGCCAAACAAAATCTAGTTAACTCTCACAAACTTCCAATGTACAAGCATTATGCCACAAGAACACACAGAAGAGCTCCAAAAACCTAGTGGCTGTCTGGCTGATCATAACTGGCCTGACACGAAGAAACCAAAGCTGATAGCACCGGTAGCTAATATATAGCTAGAACCAGCCAGCCAACCATGATCACCAAGAGACCAAGAAAGCTTGGTTTTATAGGCAAACCAGCACAAAAACACCGCACAAGCTGTAGTAGCTAGCAAGGAGGCGGCGAGTGCTCAGTTCAgcagctggaggcggcggccgccgtcgtcgccggcgacgatgtGTTGCGCAGGTCGGCGCGCAGCGCGAGGTTCTCCCGGTGGAGCGCGCTGGCCTTCTCCCTCAGCCTCTCGTTCTCCTCCAGGATGCACCTGTTCTCCAGGTAGAGCTTCAGGTtcaccatctccatctccattcCATCAGATCTCCTCatggtctctctcctcctcctcagccttAGCCTGTGTATTTATGTTCAACCAAGGGATGGAGGTTTAGCAATAGATTGTGTTCTAgttgatacatttttttttagtataaGTTAGACGCGCACTTGCGAAaaggcatgtagcctagtggttgcagtgatcTAAGTAGCACCCTAAAGTctaagttcaaatctccataggagcgaatttcggATTGGTTATTTGAGGGGCTAAGCTTCCAATATAAAAAGGTTGCATACATCCTGTTgggtgtagaggccgggtaaaaaaataccctcctctaaaaaaaagtaagttAGACACGCACACCCACACATGCTTCGACTATAGTTTGTTTGctattaagattttttttccatttccgtTGAGTCTATAATAATGTATTGCGATACATAGGTTGAAAGTATCTTCCATTATCTTTAAAAAGAATTTAAGAGAAGCATATGCGATGgcaacatgcatttttttttaaacaaaaagaGTTAGaatccggcctctacatccaaaacAGATGTACACTGTTATGAAGTATACAAGAGTACTTAGACCCGAACTTCTTACGATAAGGCTTCAgcaaagaaataaaaaggaaaCACTGCAACACGCATATAAGTAAGCATAGGTGCAGATGCATAAACAAGTTCATGAATCCATCAGTCCTCAGACTACAAAAATCTCACCAAATTAAACAAAGTTGGGATAGATGCTATTACCTCTTCCTCCTGAGAGCCATGGGGGCATGAGCCGGCTGCtttctctgctgctgctgttgattGTCCTGCCTGAATACAACCAAAGACAGATAGATCTTATTCTTGCTGTTCCAGGAGCCAGAACACATGCTAGCTGCTGGATATAGATACAGTGTTTGTTCCTAGATTCCAGTCATCTGTGGAGCTCAAGGAGTTTGGAATGATCCCAGCAATTGCAGATAACACGATATATATAACATGGCTTCAGCCATGGTGATAGATGGCTTTTAGGTTTTTGTTTGGTGGTGCATGCACACATTGACATGACAGCATGTGAAGGAGGCAACCTCTCCATCATGGTGCATGGACTATGGATGCCCAATGGATCTTCCAAGAATTAATCATTTACTACCATATTTCACCAAAAGGAAGGGTGAAGAATTTAAGTATGAATTCTTGAGTTTTGGATATTAATGAAATTCATTTCTTGAGAAGTTGGACCTTTGTTTGACAAGAGATTGGATAGCAGAAGACAACAAAAGAAGAGAATCGTTTCAGACTTCCAAAGAACAGTTGAATTTCCATGATATTTTTGTTGtggtaatatatttttaatcaaAAGTTGATGAAAAAGAATCACATCCTAGAGCTCCTAGCTGAAGGGAAAATGGCTGAACTGCTACTATTATAGTATTATTGATTCCTGGGCAGAGTGTCTGCACCCATGATGAAGCTTTAGAGTTTTCTAGGTACTCGATGCATGGTACACAAGTCAAAATGCTTTCAAGCATTTCATTCTTTTTGCTTCAATGTTTCTTCACTAAAATGATACCTCGAcaccttttcttctcctctctctagaGAGAGAAAATATGCCATAATAGAGACAATATATGTCATCTTTCTTCAGCATTGTTGCTGGATTTCTGCACTGTTTCAGCACAACAGGTGTGCCTATCAGCCTAATAGGAATTCCATTCTCTGTGAAGAGGAAGCCTGAGAGTGATCACTCACCGCTGTTTCTGCCAACTTGAGAGGCCAAGATTCCATGAGAGAGGCCATTCTCTGAAAGCCATTCTTCCATGAGAGAGCAGGGACACCAAGTATCCATTCATCGCCATCACAAAAACCATCATGGAAAGGAGAGAATCTTTTGAGAGAAAAACTAGGAGCAAAGAAGACACTTTGGGCCACTGCCTCCCAGCTTTGGCCAAAAGTTGCACTCAttgctcacacacacacacagcagCAAGCAGCTAGACACACAAAATGGCACAAATTATCTGCACCTCAAGATGATCAGCTACACTTGTGTTGTGCTTACCTTGGAGCTAGCGAGCTGCACCGTCCGATGCCGTCCAGGAGGGTCCCGATGCGCGACACGTCTCGCTCCCTGAGTCCACTCATGCGATCCATATCTAGGCAGAGTGGAGGTTTCATTCCGATGCTTGAACCTTCCTGCACATTGGCAATGCACCATTGGTCATTGCTGCTGCAAATTTGGTCATTGACACCGGCTGGCCAGTCCATGATTCATGAACCTGGCTCACCATCACCACTGCAAGTGTTGCCAATGAGCATGTGAATCATATACGATAGTAGCTAGAGgttatcatgattcatgaacaCACACACGAACACACATACCTCATCCAGCAATAGCAGGGAGTGTGTGATATTGGTTCAGGGTTAGCATTATGAAGCCACATGCCAAGAGCATCTCGAGGTGAAGGACAGGTGCTTTGGCACCTTTTGGAGCAGGTTTGGTTAAATGATCATGAGCAGAAGAAGCTTGCACAACAATTGTTCAAAACAGTTGAAGATGAGATGAGGCATAGGCTATAGCAGGTGAGGTAAATTTTCTTCTTATCTGAGTAAATACACTCATTGTCTAGAAAAAAATCTGAGTCAATACACAAATTTCAGGGTGGTTTTAGCTGGCATTTGTAGAATTgatacatacaaaaaaaaaatggctctTTCGATCTGATAAAAAATCATCTTTCTGAAGTAGCTGCACGCCGTCAGCAGCTTTTATCTTCTGCCTTCATAGCATCTACCGTTTGCCATTTCATGTCAGGTGTACCTGCCATTCTCAAGAAGCTTCCACCTAATAGATAGATGTTGCAACTCTAAGTAATCCGTTTTCAGAAGTATGGTATATTTTACCACAATAAGTTACTAGTACATTAGTGTATGCATGCTACAGGTCCCTCTATGAACTTTTTGAGCTTTCCTGGGATGCTTTGAAGATGCGAAATGCAGCTATGCACATTGTAATGTTACCGATCACTGTTAGAGCACCTTGGAGCGCTACAAGCACCTGCagatagttttcaaaaaaaaaaaaaaaaagaaccacgAAGAGAATTAACttgagtagaaaaaaaatatcgaaaACACTAGTTGAATTATACTATTGTATGTTTTTACAATAAGAGAGTATCTCgataatactaaaaaaaatcgCATGCATAGACTTGCACAAAAAGAACTGTGGAGAACAGTTCCACTGTCTAATCATCTGTGTTTCATGTGCATTGATTTAAAGGCAAATAGACACTAGACCAATTGAAATGTCAGGATAGGCCAAGTAATGAAGTGATATTTGACAAGTGTGAACAGTTGCAAAACACTGGGAAGGAAATGATGATAATGTTGATGAacggaaaaaaaataggaagCATTAGTGTTTCAACTGTAGGGATATATTTTACCTCAAGAGACTCCGAATTATAGAAGAAATGCCACGTGCAAGCGCACATCGCTCCACCAAGAAGTGGAACCTAttatacaaagaaaaaaaatgcaaatctGAGTAGTCAACAATCATAAAGTAAGCTGTTGAAAAAATCAGTCGAAAACTTGTGAACAACTGCAACTACCATCAGCAAAGACCTTactatatagtagtagtagtatagatAATAGAAGCCACACATAAGTAAAGAGGGGGTACTTACAGATTAGATTCACTGAAAACAACACAAGATTTCTTGTGATGAAAACATAACATAAATaaatatgagacattctcctCCCACTCTCTGAATCTTACTACTAATACACAGGAGTACATGAAGCTACTAGGTTGTACAAAAATTAACATTAGCCAACACAAATTTTATCAGCAAATGCATCATCATTTAATTCAAATTTATTACACTCACCATTCCTCAAGAGAGGTCTTTCCAACCCTTGAGCCCCGTCCTCTCCCCGTAGCTCCAAACCAGCGTCATGGCCGTCACCCTGCAAAATCCAGACAGAACAGGCGATATTGATAGTAGTAGTATGATGCACAGATACGCGATACTGGTACGGTGATACGGATACGTCGATACTTTGATACGGGAATTTTCAAAACCATCAATGCGCCGATACggcgagtatatatatatttcataaaatgaaaaatatagaaaCACTTTAACAAGGGTGAAATAATCCTTACACTGTTCATTGCATGCTTAGCATTTTTAATACCTTTGCTGGTTGATAAGCTCAATCGTGGGACCCACCTGGCCAACTCAATTAAATCGCTACCTTTCTAATCATCCTTCTCATCCCATCCCGTAGAAAGACACAAGGTCACAAGCAAATGCTGTAGTCCCGGCCGGCTGCTTCTCTCCCAGTCCTCATCAACTAGCTCCTCCTCCCGGCGTTTCCTCCTAGGCCAGCGCCTCTGTggcttctcctctcccctcccccgaGCCCTAATCAGACGGCCGGGCGACGATGAAGCGTGAAGCCGTCGTCGTCTCGATCTGATGGAGACGGCCATGGCTGACGGATGGATGCTCCCCCCATCCGTGGTTGCTGCTAGCCTGCTACTACCCACTCCATGGTGTATTCGTAACTGGTGAGGAGCCAGGACTGAGGAGGTCCTTGTCTCCTTGATACGTTATCAAACCCCAAAGTATCTAATCCGTATCCATGGAGTATCGgtaattattttgatttattttcgCTCTTAAATAATCGATACTTCGTCGATACCGTATCGATGACGTATCCCGCGTATCGCCGTATCCGATACGTATCCCATACGGGAACGGCTGTCGAGAGCCATATCTGTGCATCATACTCTGATACTACTCCCCTCATCTTTTGCAGCCACGGAAGCAAGAGGTAGTTAGATAGGGTAGTAGCAGTACCACTCGGCGACGCTGGAGACGTGGACGGCCCAGGTGGGCAGCGAGAGCGCGTTCGCCGGCtgggcggcggccagcgcggcGAGCACTGGCGGGGAGGCCGCGGCTACTCgtcggggccgcggcggcggcggtggcgcaggcgACCGCGGCGATGAGGCGGAGAGGCGCCATTGGTGGGATGGGGAGCTTGGCGTTCTCACACAACATCACACACAACACAAAGAAGTGAGACTTGAGGATTTTGTACGGAGCAGCTGTACACCGTACACGTGTACATCTGTATCCATACGACCATACCGTAGGtgtacttaattttttttaaaacaagataaatttaattaCTCCTTCCATTTCAAAATCGCTTGAGGCTGCGTTGAAAggataaatttgaaaaaaaaaatcctgttttccgtgcgcacttTTTCCAaatgtgttttatttaaaaaatatatgtaagaaagttattttaaaaaatcatactagctcttttttttaagtttaaaataattaattgttaattaatcatacgttaatagcTCACCTTATTTTGTATATCATCTCAATCCTTTCTTCCCTTTCTCTCAAACACATCCTTAACTTTGTCCAAGGCAAACATTTCTAACTCTGatcattaatttttagttttttaaataatttaacAACATATGTACTATTTACATTCTGAAAACATCTCATGGTAAATCTAAGAACATAAACTTTATAGTGTAAAATTGTATAAATTCTTAGAAATTGAtagttaaagttttttttttagaaatgataGTCAAAGTTAGTAATGTTTGATTTAGGATAAAGCTAAGCCgataagtaatttgaaatgGTGTGATTAAGAAgaaactactacctccgtcccaaaatataaccacttttggctacgaatctagataaacaaacagttgtctagattcgtaactaaaaatgcttatattttgggacggagggagtaggttgaAACTGGGATagaaaattaaggaaattcaaaGACCTGTTGTTTCCTACTTCTTCCTCCACTTTTTCTCCTTATACTGAATAAATGTTACAGAGATCCTTTCACATAAATGCTTATAATCCTAGCTGCACTTGGACAACTTGAGGTCTTGGTTAAGTTCAGAACAGGAACAAGAAAAGAGTACCACGGCGAAAGAAAGCGAGAAGGATTCAGAGCTATGGATAGGATTCAGAGCTATGGTGTACATGGTTTATTGGCACTGGAAGAGTTTGTATCTTAGCCATCAAACATCTGCCGTCCTCACCTCCAATTTTGTGATTGGCTGTTCTTCATGGTGATTTTAGAAGAGCGTACATCACTGTTAATACTGAACACTGCTCTGTAGCTGACTGACTTTAATAGTTCAATATGAGCTACTCTTTTGTTCTCTTGGACCACACCATAACAAGAGCAAACCCCATTAGGGACATCAGCACAACCTGCAGAGAAAAGTAGAAATCAGTTTAGCAATTTTTCAGGTGTAAGATACAGGATTTGAAGTTGTGCTCAAATCGATTTCTAGATACATAAGAACTGAAATCTGAAATATTAATTGCGTCAAAACACATTTGCGAAACACATCTTTTGCATGAAACAGTTCTGAGATTTTGGgacaactatatataaaaactcATATCTGTTCCCTAGATGGAAATCACGTAGGTCGCATAAAACTCATATCTGTTCCCTAGATGGAAATCACGTAGGTCGCATCAGACAAGATAAACCAGTACAAGACTAAGAATTAATGGTTGACTCCTGAGATAAAAGCAAGCAACAGGTGAGGAAAAGTAGACATACTGATATAGCCGGGGGCACTCCCACTAGTGGGTCTGGGAAGAACCTGTTTGCTAAAGCAAGAGCAAGAAGGCTACTTTGCATTCCTGTATGACATATATGTGATAGTGAGACAACAGAAGAAATTGCAAATAGCATATCCTAATCCAACAAGAAACTGTATATTACCTGTCTCAAAAGATACTGTTCTTTGTAGTGCCTTTACATCTGCTGACTCGCGAAACCAAGTACCAGCAAGATGATATCCAGCTATAAAAGATGATGTATGGAATGCAAAAAGGAGAAGCACTGTGGCTAGTCCAAATGGGGACAAAACAGCCTTAATATTTATGGCCAATGGTGAACCAACACATAAAGCAGTCACAAATACCGATAGTGGAGGGAGAAATGGCTGAATAGCTGAACAGAGCCGCGGAAGATATCTTCATATCATcaagaaacaagaagttaaacaCATTAATAAATACTCTTAAATGAATGCATACTAATAAGGTTGCAAATATCAAAAACATATAGTATGCGTATAAGTAACTGTAAGATGTAGAACAGGGTGACATATACTTTCAGACCAAAATAAATACCTATTCAGAAGCAATCCGGCAGCAATTGGAGCAACCACTATTTGAACAATACTGGACATCATCCCTTTCACATCCACCGGTAATTTCTTGCCAATAAGAAAGTAGGATAAAGTTGGGGTGACAAAAACGGCAGTAGCTGTTGACAATGATGTCATAACAATGCTGAGGGGGGCCATATGTGGATCTGTCAGAAACGTTGCATAGTTTGATAGTTGTGCTCCACTCACACATGAAACCAACATGATACCAGCACCTGAAAAAAGACCAATTCAGAGTTCTCTATATAACCATCAATATTTCTCATGTAAGCATAATAAATACTAGGATAAATTCAACTCCCCTACCTAAAGCAGTAGGAAGATTGAAAATTGTAACTGCAAGAGTGCCAAAAAGGAATCCTAAGAAAGGCTTGATAATAAATTGTCCAACATAGCCAGCAGCTATAGCATCTGGTCTTTGTATAGCCTCAATGAAATCCTTAACACTTGAGTTTACACCCACTGCAAACATCAAGAATCCCAATGCTGGTGCATAATATCTGCCCAGTCAATGACACAGTGAGAATGTAATAATAAAGTCAAATGTGAACAAATTAACAATCAAATAAGAATAGCATTGCGAGTGCATATATAAAGTATCAGTAGCAGAAATGACATGATACAGCAATCACAGCTACATCCCTTCTCTGTTATACTCACTCTCGTATAAATCAACAATGGCCTTTATCAACATACATGAATGATCAGCAATTAAGCATACTATATTTCAAGGGTGTTTTTTGTCACCCAAAGATCAACTGGATATAATTCAGTAGTACTACACATATACTTCGATATCTGAATCTACCTAACTGGTCATCATGTAACTAGTCAGCGATTAGTGAATAGAGCTTCATTTCACTGAAAGTACAGCCCAGAAATATCAGCGCAACTAGCTGATGAGAAAGTAACACACAAACACCTGTTATTCAGGTCAAGAACTGAATTAAGTTCAACTTAAAACACACAAGCAAGACTGACCTAGTTGTGAACCATGTAAAAGAAGGTGGGTACACCAGAGCAAGAATTGTGCTCCCCAGCACTACGTGGGGAATAATGGTGTTGGCACTCTTCAGAATCTTCAGCAAATCGACTTTGCTCTCCTCCACTATCTGTAAAAGGTTACTCCAAGCCATTAATCAAGCACCAAGTGAATACCCAAATAGTAGCAAATAGTAGTAAACTGATACAAAAGCTCACTAACTAGAGCATTGAAAAAACAGCATCAGGATGGCACCTGCGGCGAAGCTAACACATCGTCATCTCCAATGCGATCTTTCTCAAACGAACCACTCGCACTCGCCCAGACACGTCCACTCGCAGCCACTACAGATCCCTTCTCTGCTTGCTTCAATTAATAAAGAACATGAGAACCACTACGATTGTGCTATCTTTTGAGCACAAAACATTAAACTTCTAACCAAAGCAGTAAGCTTTTGATGGAAAGACAGACATCATACTGAatttataaaaggaaaaaaaataaattcaaaactttACATTTTTTATGCCACCAAAGGTGAATCAAAGATATGAACAAGAGTTTCTTAAGACTattagcccccccccccccccccccccccaaacgaCCTCCAACTCCAATCCTCCTTAATCGCCAACCCACACAGCTATAAAAAGGGGATATTTCAGATCGGATCAAGCAGAGCACCTACGCCGTGAAaagcgcagcggcggcgagacCGCCTGGGGAGGAGCCAGACGGGGCAGCCGCCGGCCGGTGGGCAGATGGTGGACGCCGGCGATGTGGGGCCGCACCAGGACGGCGGCGTTGGGGGCCATTCGAGCGCCGGCGACCGCGAGGGAATAAGCGAGGGTGGGTGGGTTTtggtttcagagtttcagagctGATGACGCAACGCAGCGAAAGAGACGATTCAGATTTCAGTGAGAAGTTGGGAGTTTCGACAAGGAACAATCAGTCGATTAGCACCTTCTGATTTGGAATTATTCGGCTAG comes from the Oryza glaberrima chromosome 9, OglaRS2, whole genome shotgun sequence genome and includes:
- the LOC127784441 gene encoding uncharacterized protein LOC127784441 isoform X1, which codes for MDWPAGVNDQICSSNDQWCIANVQEGSSIGMKPPLCLDMDRMSGLRERDVSRIGTLLDGIGRCSSLAPRMAFREWPLSWNLGLSSWQKQRQDNQQQQQRKQPAHAPMALRRKRLRLRRRRETMRRSDGMEMEMVNLKLYLENRCILEENERLREKASALHRENLALRADLRNTSSPATTAAAASSC
- the LOC127784441 gene encoding uncharacterized protein LOC127784441 isoform X2 — its product is MDWPAGVNDQICSSNDQWCIANVQEGSSIGMKPPLCLDMDRMSGLRERDVSRIGTLLDGIGRCSSLAPRQDNQQQQQRKQPAHAPMALRRKRLRLRRRRETMRRSDGMEMEMVNLKLYLENRCILEENERLREKASALHRENLALRADLRNTSSPATTAAAASSC
- the LOC127784441 gene encoding uncharacterized protein LOC127784441 isoform X3; amino-acid sequence: MKPPLCLDMDRMSGLRERDVSRIGTLLDGIGRCSSLAPRMAFREWPLSWNLGLSSWQKQRQDNQQQQQRKQPAHAPMALRRKRLRLRRRRETMRRSDGMEMEMVNLKLYLENRCILEENERLREKASALHRENLALRADLRNTSSPATTAAAASSC
- the LOC127784439 gene encoding probable sodium/metabolite cotransporter BASS5, chloroplastic, with amino-acid sequence MAPNAAVLVRPHIAGVHHLPTGRRLPRLAPPQAVSPPLRFSRQKGSVVAASGRVWASASGSFEKDRIGDDDVLASPQIVEESKVDLLKILKSANTIIPHVVLGSTILALVYPPSFTWFTTRYYAPALGFLMFAVGVNSSVKDFIEAIQRPDAIAAGYVGQFIIKPFLGFLFGTLAVTIFNLPTALGAGIMLVSCVSGAQLSNYATFLTDPHMAPLSIVMTSLSTATAVFVTPTLSYFLIGKKLPVDVKGMMSSIVQIVVAPIAAGLLLNRYLPRLCSAIQPFLPPLSVFVTALCVGSPLAINIKAVLSPFGLATVLLLFAFHTSSFIAGYHLAGTWFRESADVKALQRTVSFETGMQSSLLALALANRFFPDPLVGVPPAISVVLMSLMGFALVMVWSKRTKE